In one Dermatophagoides farinae isolate YC_2012a chromosome 4, ASM2471394v1, whole genome shotgun sequence genomic region, the following are encoded:
- the XRCC1 gene encoding DNA repair protein XRCC1 isoform X1 — MSSLIKLSSIKSFSSESHKYPSRNLLNIVDDNNDSSPSSWKCKHWSDYCWIIIELCEQAIIDMIEIKNDCSAFIEIFSSTTGDSNDFKVLLPVFSSQLPSNCRKQSFNNQNERFKFTTKQFMSTSRSLPCKFIKCVCSQPYNKNICYGIASIKIYGQQFQEHKNSDSADAVHDVDDDDDDGKKKPLWMKKFKFFDNKLTMVDDEYFAMNFDHSKLKQQHQKQQQQSNSNVTTIDSNKQNIDSKMSSLSKLSAEIKPNLKTLPLNDDDGNNKNVNVIEQLSKPSTSTSSTKAGKKRNHNDDDVQQQQSSIKIKPTKKIKKPFEKLFDNVVFVLSGYQNPIRMELKQKALAMGAHYKPEWNSNCTHLICAFENTPKYRQVNHLGGKIVREQWINDSYDQRKRLSWRNYLLGKFIGNDDDNDSDDVDDKDFNGRNNKATHNNNTNSININRTKNRKDDGQNFTDEQRPYINNKQTAATSMKMVMETNKKNIVANADYDSDIIYDLETEDDDDDDGEE; from the exons ATGAGttcattgataaaattatcatcaatcaaaagtTTTTCCAGTGAAAGTCAT AAATATCCATCTCGTAATTTATTGAACATCGTTGATGATAACAAcgattcatcaccatcatcatggaaatGTAAGCATTGGTCAGATTATTGTTGGATAATCATTGAACTATGTGAACAAGCAATAATtgatatgattgaaataaaaaatgattgttcaGCATTTAtcgaaatattttcatcaacaacgggcgattcaaatgattttaag GTCCTGTTACCAGTATTTTCTTCACAATTACCATCAAATTGTCGGAAacaatcattcaacaatcaaaatgaacgaTTCAAATTTACAACTAAACAATTCATGTCCACCTCACGATCATTACCATGtaaatttatcaaatgtGTCTGTTCACAGCCATACAATAAG AATATCTGTTATGGTATAGCCAGTATAAAAATTTATGGTCAACAATTTCAAGAACATAAAAATAGTGATAGTGCTGATGCTGttcatgatgttgatgatgatgatgatgatggaaaaaagaaaccattatggatgaagaaatttaaattttttgacaacaaattgaccatggttgatgatgaatattttgcaATGAATTTCgatcattcaaaattgaaacaacaacatcagaagcaacaacaacaatctaatTCAAACGTTACGACGATCgattcaaataaacaaaatattgatagcaaaatgtcatcattatcaaaattatcgGCAGAAATTAAGCCAAATCTCAAAACATTaccattaaatgatgatgatggtaataataaaaatgttaatgTCATTGAACAATTATCTAAACCATcgacatcaacatcatcaacaaaagcAGGCAAAAAAcgtaatcataatgatgatgatgttcaacaacaacaatcatcgataaaGATAAAGCCAACgaaaaagattaaaaaaccatttgaaaaattattcgataatgttgtttttgtattgaGTGGATATCAGAATCCAATTCGTATGGAATTAAAACAGAAAGCATTAGCAATGGGTGCTCATTATAAACCGGAATGGAATTCAAATTGTACGCATTTAAT ATGTGCATTTGAAAATACACCAAAATATCGACAAGTTAATCATCTTGGTGGAAAAATTGTTCGAGAACAATGGATTAATGATTCATATGATCAACGTAAACGTTTATCATGGCGAAA CTATTTGTTGGGAAAGTTTATTggaaatgatgacgataacgatagtgatgatgttgatgataaagatttCAATGGCCGTAACAATAAAGCTacccataataataatacaaatagTATTAATATTAACAGAACAAAGAACCGAAAAGATGATGGTCAAAATTTTACTGATGAACAACGGCCGTAcatcaataacaaacaaactgcTGCtacatcaatgaaaatggtgatggagacgaataagaaaaatattgtGGCAAATGCTGATTATGATAGCGATATTATTTATGATCTTGAAactgaagatgatgatgatgatgatggcgaagagtaa
- the LOC124490104 gene encoding membrane-associated progesterone receptor component 1-like isoform X1, giving the protein MSTESKADVRTEQPQQQQQQQQPKQQQQQSGSAMDVLNFTNTILAILIVYVLYKLFGTKKKNDERERFRLPDPLPKHDMTLDELRRYDGTAPDKRVCIAILGRVYDCTKGYDYYGPGGAYSTFAGRDASRALAKFDVMAVKDEWDDITDLDQNELSSVMEWNEQFQEKYDYVGRLVRSKEEILERADFEEDLDVHNGAQQQQQQQKSSTKTHKQQQSSTITDDDEIEVINSSEQESNNGNMGITETIGKKVSFLDAKHNDDDDEKKLSESSDEIEVIESAAAAVAATITTTTTKQ; this is encoded by the exons ATGTCAACCGAATCGAAAGCTGATGTTCGTACAGAACAgcctcaacaacaacaacaacaacaacaaccaaaacaacagcaacaacaaagtgGTTCAGCAATGGATGTATTGAATTTTACAAATACCATATTGgccattttgattgtttatgttttgtataaattatttggaacgaaaaaaa aaaatgatgaacgtGAACGATTTCGATTACCGGATCCATTACCTAAACATGATATGACATTGGATGAATTACGACGTTATGATGGCACTGCACCGGATAAACGTGTATGCATCGCTATATTAGGTCGTGTTTATGATTGTACAAAAggttatgattattatggccCCGGTGGTGCTTATTCTACATTTGCCGGTCGTGATGCAAGTCGTGCATTGGCTAAATTTGATGTGATGGCCGTCAAAGATGAATGGGATGATATTACCGATTTAGATCAGAATGAATTATCATCCGTtatggaatggaatgaacAATTTCAGGAAAAATATGATTATGTTGGCCGTCTAGTACGATCCAAAGAGGAGATATTAGAACGTGCCGATTTTGAAGAAGATTTAGATGTCCATAATGgagcacaacaacaacaacagcagcagaaatcatcaacaaaaactcataaacaacaacaatcatcaacaataaccgatgatgatgaaattgaagtCATCAATAGCAGTGAACAAGAATCAAATAATGGTAATATGGGTATTACAGAAACGATTGgtaaaaaagtttcatttttagATGCCAAacacaacgatgatgatgatgaaaagaaattgtcCGAATCA
- the LOC124490104 gene encoding membrane-associated progesterone receptor component 1-like isoform X2, with translation MSTESKADVRTEQPQQQQQQQQPKQQQQQSGSAMDVLNFTNTILAILIVYVLYKLFGTKKKNDERERFRLPDPLPKHDMTLDELRRYDGTAPDKRVCIAILGRVYDCTKGYDYYGPGGAYSTFAGRDASRALAKFDVMAVKDEWDDITDLDQNELSSVMEWNEQFQEKYDYVGRLVRSKEEILERADFEEDLDVHNGAQQQQQQQKSSTKTHKQQQSSTITDDDEIEVINSSEQESNNDAKHNDDDDEKKLSESSDEIEVIESAAAAVAATITTTTTKQ, from the exons ATGTCAACCGAATCGAAAGCTGATGTTCGTACAGAACAgcctcaacaacaacaacaacaacaacaaccaaaacaacagcaacaacaaagtgGTTCAGCAATGGATGTATTGAATTTTACAAATACCATATTGgccattttgattgtttatgttttgtataaattatttggaacgaaaaaaa aaaatgatgaacgtGAACGATTTCGATTACCGGATCCATTACCTAAACATGATATGACATTGGATGAATTACGACGTTATGATGGCACTGCACCGGATAAACGTGTATGCATCGCTATATTAGGTCGTGTTTATGATTGTACAAAAggttatgattattatggccCCGGTGGTGCTTATTCTACATTTGCCGGTCGTGATGCAAGTCGTGCATTGGCTAAATTTGATGTGATGGCCGTCAAAGATGAATGGGATGATATTACCGATTTAGATCAGAATGAATTATCATCCGTtatggaatggaatgaacAATTTCAGGAAAAATATGATTATGTTGGCCGTCTAGTACGATCCAAAGAGGAGATATTAGAACGTGCCGATTTTGAAGAAGATTTAGATGTCCATAATGgagcacaacaacaacaacagcagcagaaatcatcaacaaaaactcataaacaacaacaatcatcaacaataaccgatgatgatgaaattgaagtCATCAATAGCAGTGAACAAGAATCAAATAATG ATGCCAAacacaacgatgatgatgatgaaaagaaattgtcCGAATCA
- the XRCC1 gene encoding DNA repair protein XRCC1 isoform X2, whose product MITTIHHHHHGNVLLPVFSSQLPSNCRKQSFNNQNERFKFTTKQFMSTSRSLPCKFIKCVCSQPYNKNICYGIASIKIYGQQFQEHKNSDSADAVHDVDDDDDDGKKKPLWMKKFKFFDNKLTMVDDEYFAMNFDHSKLKQQHQKQQQQSNSNVTTIDSNKQNIDSKMSSLSKLSAEIKPNLKTLPLNDDDGNNKNVNVIEQLSKPSTSTSSTKAGKKRNHNDDDVQQQQSSIKIKPTKKIKKPFEKLFDNVVFVLSGYQNPIRMELKQKALAMGAHYKPEWNSNCTHLICAFENTPKYRQVNHLGGKIVREQWINDSYDQRKRLSWRNYLLGKFIGNDDDNDSDDVDDKDFNGRNNKATHNNNTNSININRTKNRKDDGQNFTDEQRPYINNKQTAATSMKMVMETNKKNIVANADYDSDIIYDLETEDDDDDDGEE is encoded by the exons ATGATAACAAcgattcatcaccatcatcatggaaat GTCCTGTTACCAGTATTTTCTTCACAATTACCATCAAATTGTCGGAAacaatcattcaacaatcaaaatgaacgaTTCAAATTTACAACTAAACAATTCATGTCCACCTCACGATCATTACCATGtaaatttatcaaatgtGTCTGTTCACAGCCATACAATAAG AATATCTGTTATGGTATAGCCAGTATAAAAATTTATGGTCAACAATTTCAAGAACATAAAAATAGTGATAGTGCTGATGCTGttcatgatgttgatgatgatgatgatgatggaaaaaagaaaccattatggatgaagaaatttaaattttttgacaacaaattgaccatggttgatgatgaatattttgcaATGAATTTCgatcattcaaaattgaaacaacaacatcagaagcaacaacaacaatctaatTCAAACGTTACGACGATCgattcaaataaacaaaatattgatagcaaaatgtcatcattatcaaaattatcgGCAGAAATTAAGCCAAATCTCAAAACATTaccattaaatgatgatgatggtaataataaaaatgttaatgTCATTGAACAATTATCTAAACCATcgacatcaacatcatcaacaaaagcAGGCAAAAAAcgtaatcataatgatgatgatgttcaacaacaacaatcatcgataaaGATAAAGCCAACgaaaaagattaaaaaaccatttgaaaaattattcgataatgttgtttttgtattgaGTGGATATCAGAATCCAATTCGTATGGAATTAAAACAGAAAGCATTAGCAATGGGTGCTCATTATAAACCGGAATGGAATTCAAATTGTACGCATTTAAT ATGTGCATTTGAAAATACACCAAAATATCGACAAGTTAATCATCTTGGTGGAAAAATTGTTCGAGAACAATGGATTAATGATTCATATGATCAACGTAAACGTTTATCATGGCGAAA CTATTTGTTGGGAAAGTTTATTggaaatgatgacgataacgatagtgatgatgttgatgataaagatttCAATGGCCGTAACAATAAAGCTacccataataataatacaaatagTATTAATATTAACAGAACAAAGAACCGAAAAGATGATGGTCAAAATTTTACTGATGAACAACGGCCGTAcatcaataacaaacaaactgcTGCtacatcaatgaaaatggtgatggagacgaataagaaaaatattgtGGCAAATGCTGATTATGATAGCGATATTATTTATGATCTTGAAactgaagatgatgatgatgatgatggcgaagagtaa
- the Ero1L gene encoding endoplasmic reticulum oxidoreductin-1-like protein isoform X1, with product MYMATYNGNEKKTMKNKTTNGFSSNTTTTTMTTTKKDGVNVVKSFCTKMKNYSTKIPWKILLISSVILICALLFHYYDLLLFTNVQQTNDDQIIKKIPTTESMIKNSRKKQKPQQQHSQATSATKRTIQDDYDPDAMVRFIDNVLNSTLDDFATIENITVNLTELSRFNNNHFAPRILSLVKLNPFKFVKFNLKRHCFLWPDTFSCTKIGCNIKFCDRSELPKEYLVLDENCPTNSPKELSKLDQTLQQNNVHELNRLFECSRDDSEQSQYYDLVLNPERFTGYDGNQIWRAIYEENCFSMKKQQQNNILTLMNSNNNNIGCYEERFFYRIISGLHTSITIHLTAIHHKFENHFGPNPKDYFKRFYGHNDYLKNLFLTYLIELRALFRIQPYLLNKIQWNLIGDQVQAKDAINALFSTERLFRWHFDEKLLFKRQPIAEQLGYVFNNITFNIMDCISCDKCRLWGKVQTNGLGTAFKIMLTKDIEKLRLSHHEITCLLNAVSRLSFSITQVANFRDIFERERLTGTNFKEKMDNNFASGGGGGRFVDFIK from the exons atgtATATGGCCACAtataatggtaatgaaaaaaaaacaatgaaaaataaaacgacaaacggattttcatcaaataccacgacaacaacaatgaccacaacaaaaaaagatggtGTGAATGTGGTGAAATCTTTCTGtactaaaatgaaaaattattcgacAAAAATTCCCTGGAAAATTTTACTTATATCATCAGTGATTTTAATCTGTGCATTATTattccattattatgatctattattattcacgaatgttcaacaaacaaatgatgatcaaattatcaaaaaaattcccaCTACTGagtcaatgataaaaaattcaagaaaaaaacaaaaaccgcaacaacaacatagtCAGGCGACAAGTGCAACAAAAAGAACCATTcaagatgattatgatcccGATGCTATGGTAcgattcattgataatgttcTCAATTCCACATTGGATGATTTTGCGACCATCGAAAACATTACGGTTAATTTGACGGAATTATCAagatttaataataatcattttgcaccaagaatattatcattagttAAATTGAATCCATTCAAATTTGTTAAATTTAATCTGAAACGACATTGTTTTCTATGGCCGGATACATTTTCCTGTACAAAAAt TGGATGTAATATTAAATTCTGTGACCGATCGGAATTGCCCAAAGAATATCTTG tTTTAGATGAAAATTGTCCAACTAATTCACCAAAAGAATTATCGAAATTAGATCAAACATTACAACAGAATAATGTACATGAGTTAAACCGTCTTTTCGAATGTAGTCGTGATGATAGTGAACAATCACAATATTATGATCTTGTATTGAATCCTGAACGTTTTACAG GATATGATGGTAATCAAATATGGAGAGCTATTTATGAAgagaattgtttttcaatgaaaaaacagcaacaaaataatatattaacattgatgaattcgaataataataatattggttGCTATGAAGAACGTTTTTTCTATCGTATCATCTCCGGTTTACATACATCCATTACAATACATCTAACAGCTATACatcataaatttgaaaatcattttggtCCAAATCCAAAAGATTATTTTAAACGTTTctatg gTCATAATGATTACCTTAAAAATCTATTCCTTACATATCTGATTGAATTACGTGCATTATTTCGAATTCAACcatatttattgaataaaattcaatggaatttAATTGGTGATCAGGTACAGGCTAAAGATGCCATTAATGCTTTGTTTAGCACTGAAAG ATTATTTCGATGgcattttgatgaaaaattattatttaaacgTCAACCAATTGCTGAACAACTAGGTTATGTATTCAATAATATAACATTCAATATAATGGATTGTATATCCTGTGACAAATGTCGTCTTTGGGGTAAAGTACAAACGAATGGTCTTGGTACAGCATTCAAAATAATGTTAACAAaagatattgaaaaattacgTTTAAGTCATCATGAAATTACATGTCTATTGAATGCTGTTAGCCGATTATCATTTAGTATTACACAGGTGGCTAATTTTCGTGACATATTTGAACGTGAACGTTTAACCGGTAcaaatttcaaagaaaaaatggacaataaTTTTGccagtggtggtggtggtggtagatttgttgattttataaaataa
- the Ero1L gene encoding endoplasmic reticulum oxidoreductin-1-like protein isoform X2: protein MYMATYNGNEKKTMKNKTTNGFSSNTTTTTMTTTKKDGVNVVKSFCTKMKNYSTKIPWKILLISSVILICALLFHYYDLLLFTNVQQTNDDQIIKKIPTTESMIKNSRKKQKPQQQHSQATSATKRTIQDDYDPDAMVRFIDNVLNSTLDDFATIENITVNLTELSRFNNNHFAPRILSLVKLNPFKFVKFNLKRHCFLWPDTFSCTKIGCNIKFCDRSELPKEYLVLDENCPTNSPKELSKLDQTLQQNNVHELNRLFECSRDDSEQSQYYDLVLNPERFTGYDGNQIWRAIYEENCFSMKKQQQNNILTLMNSNNNNIGCYEERFFYRIISGLHTSITIHLTAIHHKFENHFGPNPKDYFKRHNDYLKNLFLTYLIELRALFRIQPYLLNKIQWNLIGDQVQAKDAINALFSTERLFRWHFDEKLLFKRQPIAEQLGYVFNNITFNIMDCISCDKCRLWGKVQTNGLGTAFKIMLTKDIEKLRLSHHEITCLLNAVSRLSFSITQVANFRDIFERERLTGTNFKEKMDNNFASGGGGGRFVDFIK, encoded by the exons atgtATATGGCCACAtataatggtaatgaaaaaaaaacaatgaaaaataaaacgacaaacggattttcatcaaataccacgacaacaacaatgaccacaacaaaaaaagatggtGTGAATGTGGTGAAATCTTTCTGtactaaaatgaaaaattattcgacAAAAATTCCCTGGAAAATTTTACTTATATCATCAGTGATTTTAATCTGTGCATTATTattccattattatgatctattattattcacgaatgttcaacaaacaaatgatgatcaaattatcaaaaaaattcccaCTACTGagtcaatgataaaaaattcaagaaaaaaacaaaaaccgcaacaacaacatagtCAGGCGACAAGTGCAACAAAAAGAACCATTcaagatgattatgatcccGATGCTATGGTAcgattcattgataatgttcTCAATTCCACATTGGATGATTTTGCGACCATCGAAAACATTACGGTTAATTTGACGGAATTATCAagatttaataataatcattttgcaccaagaatattatcattagttAAATTGAATCCATTCAAATTTGTTAAATTTAATCTGAAACGACATTGTTTTCTATGGCCGGATACATTTTCCTGTACAAAAAt TGGATGTAATATTAAATTCTGTGACCGATCGGAATTGCCCAAAGAATATCTTG tTTTAGATGAAAATTGTCCAACTAATTCACCAAAAGAATTATCGAAATTAGATCAAACATTACAACAGAATAATGTACATGAGTTAAACCGTCTTTTCGAATGTAGTCGTGATGATAGTGAACAATCACAATATTATGATCTTGTATTGAATCCTGAACGTTTTACAG GATATGATGGTAATCAAATATGGAGAGCTATTTATGAAgagaattgtttttcaatgaaaaaacagcaacaaaataatatattaacattgatgaattcgaataataataatattggttGCTATGAAGAACGTTTTTTCTATCGTATCATCTCCGGTTTACATACATCCATTACAATACATCTAACAGCTATACatcataaatttgaaaatcattttggtCCAAATCCAAAAGATTATTTTAAAC gTCATAATGATTACCTTAAAAATCTATTCCTTACATATCTGATTGAATTACGTGCATTATTTCGAATTCAACcatatttattgaataaaattcaatggaatttAATTGGTGATCAGGTACAGGCTAAAGATGCCATTAATGCTTTGTTTAGCACTGAAAG ATTATTTCGATGgcattttgatgaaaaattattatttaaacgTCAACCAATTGCTGAACAACTAGGTTATGTATTCAATAATATAACATTCAATATAATGGATTGTATATCCTGTGACAAATGTCGTCTTTGGGGTAAAGTACAAACGAATGGTCTTGGTACAGCATTCAAAATAATGTTAACAAaagatattgaaaaattacgTTTAAGTCATCATGAAATTACATGTCTATTGAATGCTGTTAGCCGATTATCATTTAGTATTACACAGGTGGCTAATTTTCGTGACATATTTGAACGTGAACGTTTAACCGGTAcaaatttcaaagaaaaaatggacaataaTTTTGccagtggtggtggtggtggtagatttgttgattttataaaataa